The region CGTCATTGTGTTCTTTCTTGATGTTATCGGTTCTTTGTGCGAGAAAACGAGAATATTCCTTCTTGTAAATCGCATTCAGACGTCTAATATCAGATAGATACCACTGTAGAGAGTAACCACCATAATGTTTTTGTAACCACAGTGCTTTTTCTTTATTTGTTGTCATGTTGTTTTCCTCCATAACAAAAGAGACCAGCTGTATGCTAATCTCTTGTTTTACTATACAATTTTTAAATCAGTAGTTGGCTGCTTTCTTTTCCTCTGGTGACACTTTGGTCTCACTTAAATAGGTTTCAATCAACTCAGGATGTTTGATGATTGCCTTTAAGATGACATTCTCCTCTTGTTTAGGAAAGTGACCACCTTCAAGAAGCTCCAAGTGAAAGTCGCTTGTTGAGAGAATATCTGCCAATTGTTTACGAGAAAGTCCGGTTTGTTTCCTAAAGGCAATAATTTCCTCTGGCAAAATAAGATGATGACGCCTGCAATATTCCGCTCTAATTTTTTTATTTAGAACCTCATATAAGTCACTGTCATAAACTTCTTCACCGGTTTCCTTGTTAAAACGTAGTGGGCTAATTACCTCTACCGGTTCATCGTCTTCACCTACTAAGAGCGAGTAAGGTACTTCTTTAATAATTGTTTCCATTTTGTTTTCCTCCATTGCAAGAACTTGTAGACTAATCAATCTTCACGGATGAAAAGAAATAAATTTGACAAGCTCTACTTCATTCTCATTGATAAATTTAAACTTGATATAAAAATTTTCTGCTTCATTCTTTATAATAAAAACATAAACGAAGTCTCCGGAACCATCTCTGTCGAGTTCCCTTTTTTTAAATTCACTTATTGTAAGTTTGGCAACAAGAGATTTTAGCATTGATTTACTCACAGGTATTTTTCGTCCCATCCTATATACAAGAGTATATCTATCAAGTTTTACCAACCGTTTTAACTTGCGCAGTAGCTCACGAACCTCGTATTTTTCCACTTCCTATTCTCCTTATTTTATCAAAAATCAGTATCTTTTTCTATTCAAACTGACTTAGCGTCTAAATAGAGAAAACACCTCGATAACCATGACTGGTAAAGTAAATAAGGCGACAAGAAGCGTTCGGTAAATCCGTCGGTTATTTAATAGAATGCTTGCGACAAAGAATAGCAAAATGATAAGAAAGACCTTACCAAAAGCGTTTGCCAAAAAAGCATTCCAAGCTGCTTGTTGTTCTGCATATGTCATGTTGTTTTCCTCCATAAACAAAGAGACTAGCAGAAAGCTAATCTCTTGTTTTTACTATTCAATTGTTAAATCAGTAGTTTGATTTCCCCCTAGGCGCTACGAACAGACCAATACTCTTTAAAGGGTTCAGGATTCTCTATCACCGATTTTAATATTAAGTTCTGTTTATCGCTAGGAAAAGCTCCGGTTTCAATTAAATCTAAATCAAAAGAATCTATACTGAGAAGATCAGCTAATTCTTCCAAAGCAATCCCAAATTTTTGCCTAAATTCAGTAATCGCTTCTGGTTCAATTAGATGATGCTTTTTTCGATAAATAGCATCACTCTTCTTAATAGTTTCTTGATCAAGATTATCATCAGGAACTTCCTCACCTGTCTCTTTATCGAAACGAGCAAGACTTGTCACCGTAATTGGTTCTTCACCATAGTAGAGGGTGCGTGTTACCTCTTTAACTATTGTTTCCATTTTGTTTTCCTCCGTGAACTCAAGCGTTTCTCAACTCCGCATAATGAAAAGAAATAAATTTTACCTTTTCTTTCCCTTTATTAAAAACAAACTTAAACTTAATGTAAAACTTCATACCTTCTTGAGTTATAAAAACAAAGATATATTCACCGGAACCATTGTAATCCAGCTCCTTTTTGTTGAAATCACTCACCTTAAGACTAGGCACAACTTTTTTAATAAGTTCATTTTTGATAGCTACTTTTCGTCCTCCTCTCAGGACTGTGTAAAAAGCATCTCTTGCAACAAGTTCTTTCAAATGAGAAAGCAGTTCTTCTATTTCTTCGTTCGTCACTATCTTTCCTCCTTATTTTATCAAAATTCAGTGTCTTTTTCTATTCAAACAAGTTTAGAGTCTAAATAGTGAAAACACCTCAATAACCATGACTGGTAGTGTAAATAAGGCGACAAGAAGCGTTCGATAAATACGTCGATTATTTAATAAAATGCTTGCGACAAAGAATAGCAAAATGATAAGAAAGACCTTACCAAAGGCGTTCGCCAAAAAAGCATTCCATGCTGCTTGTTGTTCTGCATATGTCATATTGTTTTCCTCCATAAAACGAAAAAGTAAGCGATGACACTTACTTTTTCTTCTCTTACATATTACACAGTTAGTGACTTACAGTTGTCCTGTCGTCATTTTTTCTTCTTGAGCAGCATTACAAAAATCAATAATTTCTTTAATAGCTGCCTTTTTGTCAGACATATTTTCCCAAGCGTGAATTTGTTCTTCACTAGCATTTAGTGTTTTAGCTGCTTTCAATCCTTTTACAAAAATCTCATCAACTGAGCGTTGAGTAGCTGCCTTTGGTTTTTCATCCAATACTGGGTGTGTCTCATGCAACTGACCTTCTTGCGAAGTCTTTTCCTCAGCAACTTTAGCTTCTTGAGAGTTATCTTGTGCGTGATTGTCTGCTTTAGCTTCAACACTTGTTCCCATAGTATTTGTAGTTGCTTGAGAAGTAGGCTTGTTTTCCTTGACGTCACCTTTTCCTTGTGTTTCCTTAGCAGAAACATTTGGTTTGTTGATGTCTGGATTAACTGCCTTGGTATCTTCTTTTGCTGCTACATCGTTAGGGGCTTTAGAAATTGTCTCTGGCGCTTTTTTTAAATTAGCGTCAAGTTTTTCTGCTGCTTTTGCTAGGGCTTCATCACGTTTAGCTTTTGCTGACTCTTGCTCGGCTGCTTTAGCTAATTGAGTCTTTTTCTCTGCTTCTTTTTTAGCTTTCAACTCATTAGCTTTTGCGACTGCTTCACGTGCTGCTTCTGAAACTTCATCTGACTTTTGATTAGCGATACCTACTTGATTAGATTTTGCCTGTTGGGTAGACTTATTTACGCTACCTTGGCGAGACTGCTGTGCGTGGTTATTACTTCTCTTGGTCTCTTGTGGAGCTTGAGTGTTTTCGTTAAACGAACGATTACTATAAGTTCCATTTTGGCCTTGGTTCGTACGGTTAGCTTGATTAGCATTGTTACCTTGGTTGTTACTAACATTTCTGCTATTTCCTTGATAAGAATGATTGTCTTGATAACCACCTTGGCAAGAATAACCCCTACCTTGAGTGTTAGAGTTATAACCAGTACCACGTCCACTTGGTTTATGTGGAATATTTTGGTTTTGTTGAGGGGCTTTTGGATAGCTATTGTGTACGTGGAAGTCATTTCCTTGTGCAATATTAGCGTCATCGCCCCCATCTTCTGGTTCAATACCTAAAATGTTACTTGCTCCATAACGTCGAAGATAAGACACGATTGAGCGTGCATCCTGTGCGTTAAATGGATTGTACTTCAAGGGCAGTGTCTCTTTTTTAAGCGTCAAACCATTCTTATAAGAAAGAGTGGTTTCGATAGACACAAAAACATCACCATTAGCAACGCTTTTCGTCAACTCATTTTGAGAAAAGAAAATGCCGTTTTCGTTAAGATACTGTTCGGTAGCACCTAAAATATCGCTCAAGGTCGCATAATCATAGGTGTACTCATACCCTTTTTGGGTTTTAACAGTAGCCGTTTTACTTTTCTTAGGTGTGACAAATGCTGCTTGAGCTTTAGCAAGCGCTTCGTAAAACTCACCCCATTTTTCTTGGTTTGAGTCTTTATACTTCTGCTCTAATTCAACAAGCTCCAACTGATGTTCTGTTTCTTTCTTAGCTAAAGCAAGCTCAACCTCTGCTTTAATCAAGCGTTCAAGAAAGTCACTAGATAGTGTTGCGTTTTCTGCTGCGTTAAAGTTACCTGTGTTTTCCATTATTGTTTTCCTCCATGTACTAGTCTAGCTAGTAGTTACTTTCTGTTTAAATTTAGTATAGTGTCATCACTAAAAGAGCTCGTCTAATGTGACGTAGCCCTCTAGTGTTTTATGAGCGAGACAAAAGTCACAGTGTCCACAACCTTCAGCTTCCATTTCACACTCCCAAATAGAGCGGATCATTTCAGCGTTGGCTTCTAGGATTTGCCGACCGTGGTCTAAGATACTGTCTGTTACCATAATCAACTCCTTATCAGGAATAGACTCCTTCGAGACAGCCATAATGTAGGGTGTCATTTCATAACCCACTTCCTGTGCTATCAATTGTTGGTAGATGTACATTTGCAGGTCATATTGATACTCCAGAACATTATAGAGTACCCCTTTAGTGTATCTACGGATTGTCGGAGAAAACTTCTCACCTGCTAGGGTGTCCATTGTTTTCAAGTCCACAAAATACCCACCAGTAAAGTTGATACTATCGACCTTGCACTTAAATGGGATACCGTACAGCTCCCCGGTAAAGATACGTTCCTTTTCGACCTCATCACCGCTTGAGCCGTGATAAACTCGATTAAAGAGTTCTTCTACTTCTAGGGTACGGATCATCTTATCGGCCACCTTAAAGGCAGCTTTTAGCTGCCCTTTTGTTTTACCTTTGGTAGCGTACAAGTCACTTCTATGTCCTTCTAGAAACCTGCGATGTGCTTCTGGACTTTCAAAGTATGAATGTACATAATTACCAACGATAAAGGCGTCATTAGACTTTTTATCTTCCCACATGCCAAGTTCAATAGCAAGCTGCCTTCTCGGACACTTAATAAACTCCTTAAAGCGAGATGTACTCATATAAGTAAAGTCATCATAGTAATTGTCCGCAGTCAACACTCTTGGTTGCTCTATGTCAATAGCCATCATCAACCTCCTTAAAAAGGTAGCTCATCATACATCTTAAATTTGAAATACACAGGTACTGTCACGTTATTACGTGTGTACCCTGTTTTAAGACGTTTGCACTTTGCTTTTTCTGCTAAACCACCATGTAATTCAGTGATGGTGACATGACCTAAGACACGTTTTTTAAATTTAGACATTTTCATTTTGTTTTCCTCCATACAAAAAAGGAAACCTGTTAGGTCTCCTTATTATTTCCTCTTAGTATTGCTCTAATTTCTTAACATTTCCCAGCGCCTTTTTAAAATCAGTGATGACTCTGTAGCCAAAAAGAAAGGCTACAAGTAAAACGGATACACCAGTACTCTGCTCTACAGCCAATTGCCATGCGTTCTTTTCTGGATAAGAACTTGGATTGATTAGTAGATGTAAGCTCAAACCAATGATAATGAACGTCAGAGTAGCAAAGAATAGAAAGTGAGCAATAATGTTATTCTTCTCATCTTTGATTGCTTCTTCTACAGTTACAATATCGTAGGTTGTTTTTTCAATACTATTTTGGTTCATTTGTTTTCCTCCATACACTCTTAGGTGTCTCATTTTAGAACGGTAAGTCATCGTCAGAAATATCCATTGGGCCATTATTCGTAGCTGAGCTAGAATCGTAACCGTAGTTATTGTTATCAAACGGTGGCATGCTATTATCATAACCACCTTGACCTTGCTGGTGATTATTTCCGTTAGATGTGCGTGGTTCTAGTGACCAGAAATAACTTACCCAAACTTCCGTTACAAAAACACGTTGACCTTGTTGGTTCTCATAGGTACGAGAACGAAGTTCTCCAGTAACGCCAACCAGATTTCCTTTCTTTATCCATTCAGAAAAGTTTTCTGCTTGTTTGCCCCAAAGAACTAATTGAAAGAAATCTGCTTCTCGTTCTCCAGTTTGTTTATTCTTGAAATTACGATTAACTGCCAAATTAACTCTAGCGACTGCTTTGTTATTTGGTGTATAGCGTAATTCTGCATCACGTGTTGTGCGTCCGATAAGTTGTACGTTGTTCATCATAGTGTTTTCCTCCATTCACCTTTGGGTGTTTACAAATATTTTAACAAAACAAAAAATAGTCGTATAGACTACCATACCTTTACCTAATACTCGCTCCTATTAGCGTAAGCCTAGAAGCGATTTAGTTAAGCGACGTGCCTTGTTGGCCAAAATTCTTTTACGTGCTTCACGACGAATATCTTCATCGGATAAGCGTACAAAAGAAGAGATATGCTGAAACATACGCCCTTTAGCAATGTAATAGGCATATTCAAAAGCGTCAGCTAAATCTCGTCCAAAATCATGTTCAACAAAAGTTTCATGCTGAATGTAGACTCTAAACGCTTCTTCAAAAGTCGTGTAAGACCCCACATGATTGATGACGAGATGTCCTTCTTCGTTTACATAAGAAGAATTGACAACATAGACATTGTTTGTTGAATTAAACATAGTTTTCCTCCATACGTCATTTGACGTTTACTCTATTGTTTTATCTCACGAGCAGCAGTTCCGACCACCTAGCCGTTTGTACTGTCCGTATGCTAACAAAAAAACACCCTTCAGTCCTTCACTAAAGAGTGTTTCTTCCATAACGATACCAAAAGTAATAAAAAAGAACGCACGAAAAACAGTCTCACTTTCCCTCGTTTTAAAAAAGGAAAAATGGACTTCGCTTAATCGCCCTTTTGTCGTTCTTACAAAAGAGATAGCCAATCAAGCCAATCGAACGTTCCTCAATTTCTTACTTTTGGTCTAAACGAAGTTTCTTGTACATTATTTCAACCGCTAAGCTCCGAAAAACGTGTCTATCTAAAGACCGCTGAAATAACTCCCCTGTAAAGCTATGCTTAGTTCGTCTAAACACATCCTATACGCTTTACGAAAATCCTTCTTGAAGAGCACCTGCTCTTCTTGTGCCTGCTAGGAAACCGCACAAACTAAATAAAACTATTTAATACCTTTATTATACCACTTATCAACTGTTTGACAAGACCAACACATCCTATGGTAGTTGCTACACACGCCGTACGCATGAAGAAAATGCATGTACCCATTTTCTAGATACATGCATTTTTTCAAAATATTTTCACAATATTTACACACATACATCGGTTCAGCCTTTTTTCGTCTACATTATAACAAAATTTCATGGTTAAAAATATATCTTTTTATGAAAAATCGTTATCTGAAAGCGACATTTTCTTCATGCGTTTGTCGTGGGAAAAAGCTCTTAGATAAAACAACCATTTGATATTTTATAATTCCAATCATTTACTTACCCTTGGGAACAGCGTAAGTTGGGAGAAACTGCGGACTTATATCAGCCTACAACAATTAGTAGTAGTGAGTTAAGGAAATCGGGTTATCCAGTATTTGGTGCAAATGGTTATATTGGTTATTATGACAAGTGCAATCACAATGAGGATCAGGTAACTATATCTGCACGTGGAGAAGGTACAGGAACTCCTAATTTTGTAGTTGGTCCAGTATGGATAACAGGAAATTCTATGGTTGTTAATGTTGATAAAGAAGGCAGAAATATCAATAAATACTTTTTATTCAATAATTTTTTATCATCTAATTTTAAAAGATATATTACTGGTGGTGCGCAACCACAGTTGACAAGAGAGGTGTTGACAACAGTTAAGTTTCATCTCCCTGCTCTGACAGAACAAACAGTCATTGGAAATTTCTTCCAAACCCTCGACCGCCTCATCACCCTTCATCAACGTAAGTGTTTTGGTTTCAAAAATGTGGGCATTTTTATGAAAGATCTGGTTTCTGATAAAAAATTAGGTTCTAAAACATATTTTAATACTCTTTATGATACATTATTGAGAGGAGGTTTATCATTTTATGATAGAAACAATGAATTCTGAAACAATGTTATTTTGTGATTATTATAAGCAATGGATTATGGTCTACAAAGAGGGAGCTATCCGCCCTGTGACCATGAAAAAGTACCATATGGCTCATCGCTGGCTTGAAAAGTTGGTGCCAACATTACAGATACAGCAGTTGGATCGCTTTTCTTATCAAAAATTATTAAATCAATATGCAAGCGTTCATGAAAAACAAACTACAATGGATTTTCATCACCACTTAAAATGTGCCATTATGGATGCTGTTGATGAGGGACTTATTCAGCGAGACCCAACACGTAAAGCCATCATTAAAGGCAAACAACCACGTGCTAAGAAACCTAAGTTTCTCAATCAGTACGAACTCCACAAACTCCTTGATGACCTTGATTTAGCCCCGCAAATTAATATGGATTGGTTGATTTTATTGATTGCCAAAACTGGCTTACGTTTTTCAGAAGCGCTCGCTCTAACCCCAAAAGATTTTGATTTAACGCGACAAACACTTTCCGTCTCAAAAACATGGGATTATAAAGGCGACGGTGGATTTCTACCGACTAAAAATCAATCCTCAATCAGAAAAATTCCTATCGATTGGCAAACAGTTATTCAGTTTGCAGAGTTACTCAAAAACCTACCCGAGGATAAGCCTATTTTCGTAACAGGTAAAATTTATAATTCTACCGTAAATGACCGACTAGCTAGACATTGTAAAAATGCTGGCATTCCTATCATTTCTATTCATGGTTTACGCCATACCCATGCCTCACTGCTCCTCTTTGCAGGCGTTTCTATCGCAAGTGTAGCAAGACGACTTGGGCACTCTAATATGACGACCACTCAAAAAACATATCTCCATATTATTAACGAGCTAGAGAGTAAAGACATTGACATCATTATGCGCTCACTATCCAGTTTAAATTCCTAAAAAATAGACCTTGAATCAACTTCAAGGTCTATTTGATTAGTTAAATAATGGAGCAATTTCTGGCATCAAAACATCTTTAAAGTCTTTGATCATTGCACTAAAGAACTTGAATTTTTTAACGGGTTCCTCTGTTGCCTCTTTATAAGCTGCATAGTTAGCTTTTTCCTTTAATTTGTTTTCATTGGCTAGCTTGCCATCTTTAAAATGATAAGCCTCGTACTTAACATCCTCGAAATCAACAAACCATTTCTCGGAAAATTGTCTGATTTCCTTTTCAATAGCTGATTGGCGCAGTTGATTGACAATGATAGAGACATCCTGATTTTCATACTTTTCCTTATGATTGATAATATCTTCAAGAACACCTTCTAGAAGAGCACCCAGTTTTGGATTATCTTCTGAATAGGCCGCTATAGTATCTTTGATTTCAGCCAGTTTCTTTTCATACTCTGCTTCGCTTTCGACATCACCAAGAGAATCGACAAAACCACTAATCAAATCAATAATATAATCGTAATCAACAGTGATTTTATCAACAGCTACAAGCTCATAGTCATCAGTAATTGTATCGTTTGCATTCCCCTCGCCTGGCTCGTCTGTTTTCAACTCTGCTAAAACATTTTTATAAACCGCCGCATAATCCTCGTATTCTTCTTGTGAAAAATGATTCTCTGTCAAAATGTGCGGGTCATAATCTGTGAAGGCTTTTAGATGATTAAATGAATGGTCTAAGCCTCTAAAGTCAGCGATAAATTGTATCTTTTGCTCTTTAGACAAAGAAATAACTTCTTGAGGTGTCTCTGCTAAAAGACGAACAATTTTCAAGGAAGTAATAAACTCTTCTTTAACAGTCTCAAAGTCTTCTGCTAAAGGCTCACCTTCTCCACCACGTGAATATAAGGCTAATGCCGAATTGATAGCTTCTTTGAATGCTTGTGGTGATTGGAAAGTGACGATTTGACCGTATTGTTTTTTCGTATCAAACAGGCGATTGGTACGTGAGAAAGCTTGAATTAAGTTTTGTGGAGACATCGGTTGACGATCAATGAAAAGTGTTGACAAACAAGGAACATCAAATCCCGTCAAAAGTCTATCGACAACAATAACGATATCAAGTTGCTGACTACGATTTAAGTATTTTTTCTCTTTACGTGCTAAGCGATCGTTCAAATTAGCATTGTAAGCATTGATACCCGCCAGATTATAATTTGTACCAAACATATCATTATAATCGTCCAAAGCTTCTTTCATCTTATCTTGATTCAGTTTAGAAGCTTCATCGTTTTCAGTAACTGAATAAGTAATGGCAACTTTTGGAAAATCTGGGAGAGCTCGACGAATGTCCTCACTAATTTTTAGCTCGTCCTGACCAGCTTTTATCCGTTTGATAAGCTCATAATATTTTTGAGCCTGTTCGATGGAACTAACGGTAAACATAGCTTCATAGGTCTCACCTCTACCTTTTTCCATACCAAATTTGGCAAAAGATTTGTTCAAAATAACATCTAAAACTTGACGCATATGAGCTTCTTTTCCATAGGTACGCTCCTCTTCTTCTGGAGTAAGCCCGTTTTTACCAAGTGTTTCAACCATGAAACCAAGGACAGCTCCATCATGAATCGCTTCTTTGATAGTATAGCTGTGTAAACAGTCTCCGTATAACTGTTTTGTCGTCTGAGCTAAGTCACCTTTTTGTTCGTATTTATTATCTTCAAAAATCGGCGTTCCCGTAAATCCAAACCATAAGGAATTGGCAAAGAAAGCTTCTAACTCTCTCTTTGTCTGTGGTGTGACAGCTCTATGGCATTCGTCAACAACAAAGGCAACCTTTAAAGCTCGAATTTTGTTGTAATCTGTTGTCCCTTCTTTCAAACGTTTATTGATCATTGTTTGCATTTTTTGACGTGTGGTCACAATCATTTGACGTCTTCCGTCTGTCAATTTTTTAATCAATGCATTAACGTTTTCCGTATCATCAACATCAATCGTATCGTTATCAGCATAGGACTGAAAGGCGAGTTTCGTTTGCACATCAAGGTCTTTCCGGTCAATTAAGAAAATAGTCTTTTCAATAGACGGAATGTCCATTAAGAGATTACGTGTGGCTTTATAGGAGGTCATAGTCTTTCCAGAGCCTGTTGTATGCCAGATAAAGCCTGATTTACCTTTTTTGGAAGCGTCACGCATGGCTTCGATAGCATGGATTTGGTAAGGTCTCAATATCAGCAATTTCTTTTTATCGTTATCCAAAACGATATATTTGGTCACCATTTCATGCGCTTCTGGAATCTTGAGTACCGCTTTTGCAAAGTCAATAAAATCTGGCACTGGTTGATTGTCATGGTCAATCCAGCCGGTTAAGAATTTTTTGTTGAGCTCATTATCTCTAGCGGCTGAAAAATACTTGGTATCAACGCCGTTACTTATGACAAACATTTGAACATTTGAGAAGAGACCACGGAACTTGCCTTCAGCAATGTATTTCTTGATTTGATGGAATCCGTCCATATAGGAATGATCTTTGTTTTTTAATTCAATATGAATCATCGGAATTCCGTTGATGAGTAAAGTCACGTCAAAACGACGATCACGCGCATCATCTTCGCCAAAGGCTTGATATTGATTGATGACCTCATAGACACTTGTCCCACCTGCAATATGCTCATTATTTAAGACCAGTAAATGAAGGGGCTCATTGCCACGTTGCACATGGACATACACTTGACCGTTTTCGCCGACTAGCCATTTTCCTGCATCGTAAAAAGAAGCGTGTGATAAATCATTTTTAATTTTAGCAAACTCACTATCAGTTAGACGACCATCATTTAATTTAGCTTTGTTGTTTTGTTCAAGAATATATCTGAAATTATCCCAAAGCTCCTCTTCTGTTCTAATATCTGGACGATAAGTCCATTGAGACTCGCCTTGACACAGTTGATCAATCAGTTTTTGTTCTAAAACTGATTCTAATTCTGCCATAATCTCTTATCCTTTCTTTGGAAACATGTTTTGTAACATGAATTTTTTCAATTCTTTTAACTGTTCACACTTACGTTCCCGCGTTGTAAAATGAAGTGCAACAAAAAAAGACATGCTCGTCTGATATACTAGAATTCCCCAACTCAGTATAGAAAGCAGATGAACATGTCCACTAATCATTCTACCAAAAAATCGTTATACTCACACCTTTCAGCCTCTGAACGCGGAGAAATCAGCGCCTATCTCAAGATGGGCAAGACCCCCTCTGAGATTGCTCGTCTGCTTGGGCGTCATCGCTCAACCATCAGTCGGGAAATCAAACGAGGAAGTGTTTCTCAGGTTCAAGATAAGAACGGGAAACGAATCTACTCAACGGTTTACTTTCCAGATAGTGGTCAACGTGTTTATGAAACCAATCGTCGAAAAAGTGCCTATCATAAACTATCGTACTGCTCCCAGACCTTCTTCAAGGAACTTGAGAAAGCCCTGAAAACGAAACCTCGTTGTCACAGTGTTGATAGCTTTGTTCAAACTTACCGAGAAAAACATCCACTGGAAGTTATCCCTTCCACCAAGACAGTGTATCGGTACATCAAAGACGGACTGTTGAGGGTTAAACCGATTGATTTACCTAAGATGGTGAGCATCCGAAAACGGTCTAAAGTAAGGCCTAAGGCCACGACGAAAATCTTAGGAAAATCCATTGAAGAACGTCCAGAAACTATTACTAATCGCTCTGAATTTGGACATTGGGAGATTGATTTGGTTCTTGGCAAGAAGACCAAAGGGGAAGCTGTTGTCATGACTCTAGTAGAGCGTCAAACACGATTTGCCATCGCTGTAAAACTGGCTAATAAACAAGCAGAAACTATCAATAGGGCTGTTAAGAGCCTACTATCACAGTACCCTATTCGCTCTATCACATCGGACAATGGCTCAGAGTTCAGTAGCTTGTCAGACTTAAAAGGTGTGGAAGTCTATTTTGCCCATCCTTATGCTTCTCATGAAAGAGGAACAAATGAAAATTTCAATGGTCTCTTGAGAGAGTTTCTCCCAAAAGGTGTCTCTCTTAACTCACTAACGACAGAAGAACTCAATCACTACGTCTCTGCTATCAATGACAGACCTAGACGACTTCACAAGTATAAAACCGCAAATATTTTGTTTGGGCTAGCCCAAACAGCTTAACCTCTGGAGCTCTAGTTATCAATGAACTTGTTGCACTTGACTTGACAAGTGGGGTCACACTTACGTTGATGAAGGGTGATGAGGCGGTCTAAGTTTGAGAAATGATTTGATATTTTTTCTTGTTCTGATTTATTAGGAACAGTTAAATTTATCCCCATAAACTCATTAAAATTAATATTTAGAAGTCCGTCCATTCTTGCTCCTGATGATACAAGTTTCGCAAGTTCTCTATCAGGAATTTTCGTTGCAAAATAATATTCAATAAATTTAGGATTTCCGTCAATTACTTTAAAACTGTGATAAACCCTAGGAACAAGAGCTTCTTTATAAGTTTCAAGAGAAAAAACCGCCCCGTATTTTGCAAGTTTTGAATTCCCGTGATTATATGATAATTCTCCTTTATGAAGAAGAGTGTAGTTTTTCTGCTCTCTACCAGCTATGTTACCAGAAAATCTTTCCTTTTGATTCATCCAACCATTTGCTGCAGAGATAGTAAGAGTTGGTAAATCCATTCTTCCATCGTTCCCATGGACTCTTGCAGCGATCTCTCCCAACTTACGCTGTT is a window of Streptococcus hyointestinalis DNA encoding:
- a CDS encoding type II toxin-antitoxin system MqsR family toxin, whose amino-acid sequence is MEKYEVRELLRKLKRLVKLDRYTLVYRMGRKIPVSKSMLKSLVAKLTISEFKKRELDRDGSGDFVYVFIIKNEAENFYIKFKFINENEVELVKFISFHP
- a CDS encoding type II toxin-antitoxin system MqsR family toxin, whose amino-acid sequence is MTNEEIEELLSHLKELVARDAFYTVLRGGRKVAIKNELIKKVVPSLKVSDFNKKELDYNGSGEYIFVFITQEGMKFYIKFKFVFNKGKEKVKFISFHYAELRNA
- a CDS encoding ERF family protein, giving the protein MENTGNFNAAENATLSSDFLERLIKAEVELALAKKETEHQLELVELEQKYKDSNQEKWGEFYEALAKAQAAFVTPKKSKTATVKTQKGYEYTYDYATLSDILGATEQYLNENGIFFSQNELTKSVANGDVFVSIETTLSYKNGLTLKKETLPLKYNPFNAQDARSIVSYLRRYGASNILGIEPEDGGDDANIAQGNDFHVHNSYPKAPQQNQNIPHKPSGRGTGYNSNTQGRGYSCQGGYQDNHSYQGNSRNVSNNQGNNANQANRTNQGQNGTYSNRSFNENTQAPQETKRSNNHAQQSRQGSVNKSTQQAKSNQVGIANQKSDEVSEAAREAVAKANELKAKKEAEKKTQLAKAAEQESAKAKRDEALAKAAEKLDANLKKAPETISKAPNDVAAKEDTKAVNPDINKPNVSAKETQGKGDVKENKPTSQATTNTMGTSVEAKADNHAQDNSQEAKVAEEKTSQEGQLHETHPVLDEKPKAATQRSVDEIFVKGLKAAKTLNASEEQIHAWENMSDKKAAIKEIIDFCNAAQEEKMTTGQL
- a CDS encoding PD-(D/E)XK nuclease-like domain-containing protein — its product is MAIDIEQPRVLTADNYYDDFTYMSTSRFKEFIKCPRRQLAIELGMWEDKKSNDAFIVGNYVHSYFESPEAHRRFLEGHRSDLYATKGKTKGQLKAAFKVADKMIRTLEVEELFNRVYHGSSGDEVEKERIFTGELYGIPFKCKVDSINFTGGYFVDLKTMDTLAGEKFSPTIRRYTKGVLYNVLEYQYDLQMYIYQQLIAQEVGYEMTPYIMAVSKESIPDKELIMVTDSILDHGRQILEANAEMIRSIWECEMEAEGCGHCDFCLAHKTLEGYVTLDELF
- the ssb gene encoding single-stranded DNA-binding protein, with the translated sequence MMNNVQLIGRTTRDAELRYTPNNKAVARVNLAVNRNFKNKQTGEREADFFQLVLWGKQAENFSEWIKKGNLVGVTGELRSRTYENQQGQRVFVTEVWVSYFWSLEPRTSNGNNHQQGQGGYDNSMPPFDNNNYGYDSSSATNNGPMDISDDDLPF
- a CDS encoding restriction endonuclease subunit S; translated protein: MGETADLYQPTTISSSELRKSGYPVFGANGYIGYYDKCNHNEDQVTISARGEGTGTPNFVVGPVWITGNSMVVNVDKEGRNINKYFLFNNFLSSNFKRYITGGAQPQLTREVLTTVKFHLPALTEQTVIGNFFQTLDRLITLHQRKCFGFKNVGIFMKDLVSDKKLGSKTYFNTLYDTLLRGGLSFYDRNNEF
- a CDS encoding site-specific integrase; protein product: MIETMNSETMLFCDYYKQWIMVYKEGAIRPVTMKKYHMAHRWLEKLVPTLQIQQLDRFSYQKLLNQYASVHEKQTTMDFHHHLKCAIMDAVDEGLIQRDPTRKAIIKGKQPRAKKPKFLNQYELHKLLDDLDLAPQINMDWLILLIAKTGLRFSEALALTPKDFDLTRQTLSVSKTWDYKGDGGFLPTKNQSSIRKIPIDWQTVIQFAELLKNLPEDKPIFVTGKIYNSTVNDRLARHCKNAGIPIISIHGLRHTHASLLLFAGVSIASVARRLGHSNMTTTQKTYLHIINELESKDIDIIMRSLSSLNS